Proteins encoded in a region of the Panicum hallii strain FIL2 chromosome 3, PHallii_v3.1, whole genome shotgun sequence genome:
- the LOC112884422 gene encoding uncharacterized protein LOC112884422 isoform X1 — protein sequence MSSRDDRSWMRLPHQTEEWQKGFKKFIEATFAGTSKGETAPCPCTRCRTMSYRTIKEVRTHLIFRGFSESFIQGEGEEKNSFEGISEGVGNDGATGDCDSMRDLVSSLISGAIHGDIMGSETEEPNESAKTFFKLLTEAQRELYPGCKEATKVSFIVRLFQIKCMFGLSNGALKAILQLFSLVLPEGHCVPDTLEKVQKVVRDLGLDYQKIHACINDCVLFRKEYVDMDTCPTCGESRWQTTNSSEREASSSDAAPKKRVPQKILRYFPVTPRLQRLYMRASTSEYMRWHKEGLVQDGKMRHPANSMAWKHVDEKYEDFALDPRNVRLGLASDGFNPFGMMNVTYTIWPVILIPYNLPPWLCLKQPFWMMSMLIPGPKSPGNNIDVYLQPLIDELKDLWVNGVETWDAKVKKNFTLRAVLLWTINDFPAYGMLSGWSTKGKFACPYCNKDTDYLWLKFGSKHCYMGHRRFLPMGHKWRRNKISFNNKVETREAPVPLTGEQVLQQYESFEQVTFGNASKKRKQREEETRWHNWRKKSIFFELPYWETLLVRHNLDVMHIEKNICESILGTLLGMAGKSKDSEKARLDMEELGMRKDQHPLVKNDKYTLPPALYSLGPDEKTYLCKFLQGVKMPDGYASNIKRCVDMTRLSYLDDDDSDDDNLPDDGRLASNPSPQKELPSHARRKKRKGYAGSNEGRNKGGRGAAKGLAAAIKRIKSGSQKLKIDFSSRLGGPIGPNARSFVDEVVMFTRKRAPLIGVQKWKDIELNVKNSIALDIMNRWDLQNMDDQKEKIWAIAKERYKGWRSTLSATYKAYDSYDARMKHKPEDLDIVEWHYLILYFGSDDFKKVSNRNSINREKKRTNHCMGSKPFSQLSDEQRDPETGEEPGDLSLWMCTHMKNGQWSDEASRAVYDDALFKVVERQCSIDPAFVSTDEENNIFQSSYKQSTDAKHPLFMVMGTCLNIQQ from the exons ATGTCTTCGCGTGATGATAGGTCTTGGATGCGCCTACCACATCAAACAGAAGAGTGGCAAAAAGGATTCAAGAAATTTATAGAGGCTACATTTGCTGGTACATCTAAAGGAGAAACGGCACCCTGTCCATGTACGAGATGTCGTACAATGTCCTACCGAACAATTAAAGAAGTTAGAACTCATTTGATTTTTAGAGGGTTTTCTGAAAGTTTTATCCAAGgggaaggagaagaaaagaattCATTTGAGGGCATTAGTGAAGGGGTTGGCAATGACGGTGCAACAGGTGACTGTGATTCTATGAGGGATCTGGTTTCTTCACTAATCAGTGGTGCAATACATGGAGACATCATGGGTAGTGAAACTGAAGAGCCGAATGAAAGTGCCAAGACATTCTTTAAATTATTAACAGAGGCGCAGAGGGAACTTTACCCAGGTTGCAAGGAGGCTACTAAGGTATCTTTCATTGTCAGGCTATTTCAGATAAAGTGCATGTTTGGTCTTAGTAACGGTGCATTAAAGGCTATTCTTCAGTTGTTCTCGCTTGTGCTTCCTGAAGGCCACTGTGTTCCGGACACTttagagaaagtgcaaaaggtAGTCCGTGATCTTGGCCTGGACTATCAAAAGATACATGCATGCATCAATGATTGTGTTTTATTTCGGAAGGAATACGTTGACATGGATACATGTCCAACGTGTGGTGAGTCTAGATGGCAAACGACTAATTCAAGTGAAAGGGAGGCGTCGAGTAGTGATGCTGCACCGAAGAAGCGTGTTCCACAGAAAATCTTGAGGTATTTTCCGGTTACTCCTCGTCTACAAAGGTTATACATGAGAGCGAGCACATCTGAATATATGCGTTGGCATAAGGAGGGACTGGTCCAAGATGGAAAAATGAGACACCCTGCTAACTCTATGGCATGGAAGCACGTGGATGAAAAGTATGAGGATTTTGCATTGGATCCTCGTAATGTAAGGTTGGGTCTTGCATCTGATGGCTTTAATCCATTTGGGATGATGAATGTGACATACACTATATGGCCTGTGATCCTAATACCTTACAATTTGCCTCCTTGGTTGTGTTTAAAACAACCGTTCTGGATGATGTCAATGTTGATACCAGGGCCAAAATCTCCAGGCAACAACATAGATGTATATTTGCAGCCCCTAATCGATGAGCTAAAAGATCTTTGGGTAAATGGTGTTGAGACATGGGATGCAAAGGTGAAAAAGAATTTCACTCTGCGTGCAGTTCTACTTTGGACAATTAATGATTTTCCTGCATATGGCATGCTATCTGGCTGGAGCACAAAAGGCAAGTTTGCATGTCCATACTGCAATAAGGATACTGACTATTTATGGTTGAAATTTGGGTCCAAGCACTGCTACATGGGTCATCGCCGTTTTTTGCCAATGGGCCACAAGTGGCGCCGCAACAAGATTAGCTTCAACAACAAGGTGGAAACCAGGGAGGCTCCAGTACCGTTGACTGGTGAACAGGTGCTGCAGCAATATGAAAGCTTTGAGCAAGTGACATTTGGGAACGCCTCAAAAAAGAGGAAGCAACGTGAGGAAGAAACCAGATGGCACAACTGGAGGAAGAAAAGTATTTTTTTTGAATTGCCGTACTGGGAAACATTGCTTGTAAGGCATAATTTGGATGTGATGCATATTGAAAAAAACATTTGTGAGAGCATACTAGGGACTTTGCTAGGCATGGCTGGTAAATCAAAGGATAGCGAAAAGGCTCGCCTTGACATGGAAGAATTGGGCATGAGAAAGGATCAACATCCTTTGGTGAAGAATGACAAGTACACTTTGCCTCCTGCATTGTACTCTCTGGGCCCGGATGAGAAGACATATTTATGCAAATTTCTTCAAGGTGTGAAGATGCCTGATGGTTATGCCTCTAATATCAAGAGATGCGTGGACATGACGCGGT TATCATATTTAGATGATGATGACAGTGATGATGACAATCTTCCTGATGACGGACGTCTTGCTAGCAACCCATCTCCACAAAAAGAATTGCCATCTCATGCTCGgcggaaaaaaagaaaaggatatG CAGGTTCCAATGAAGGGCGCAATAAAGGTGGACGTGGTGCAGCCAAGGGTTTAGCAGCAGCCATAAAGAGAATAAAGAGCGGCTCCCAGAAACTAAAAATTGATTTTTCATCAAGACTTGGAGGTCCCATAGGCCCTAACGCTCGCTCGTTTGTCGATGAAGTGGTAATGTTCACTAGGAAAAGAGCTCCTCTTATTGGAGTCCAAAAATGGAAAGATATAGAGCTAAATGTGAAGAATTCTATAGCACTTGATATAATG AACCGGTGGGACCTACAAAACATGGATGATCAAAAGGAAAAGATATGGGCCATAGCTAAGGAGCGGTACAAAGGATGGCGATCAACATTGAGTGCTACATACAAGGCATATGATagttatgatgcaaggatgaaaCACAAGCCTGAAGACTTAGATATTGTTGAGTGGCACTACTTGATTCTGTACTTCGGAAGTGATGATTTCAAG AAGGTTAGCAATAGGAACTCTATCAACCGTGAGAAAAAAAGGACCAATCATTGCATGGGATCGAAACCATTTTCCCAACTTAGCGATGAGCAG AGAGACCCTGAAACAGGTGAAGAACCAGGTGATCTAAGTCTTTGGATGTGCACGCACATGAAGAATGGGCAATGGTCAGACGAAGCATCTAGGGCTGTATAT GATGATGCATTGTTTAAAGTTGTAGAGAGACAATGCAGCATTGATCCTGCTTTCGTCTCCACTGATGAGGAAAATAATATTTTCCAGTCAAGCTACAAGCAAAGCACGGATGCAAAACATCCACTGTTCATGGTCATGGGTACTTGTCTAAACATCCAACAATGA
- the LOC112884422 gene encoding uncharacterized protein LOC112884422 isoform X2: MSSRDDRSWMRLPHQTEEWQKGFKKFIEATFAGTSKGETAPCPCTRCRTMSYRTIKEVRTHLIFRGFSESFIQGEGEEKNSFEGISEGVGNDGATGDCDSMRDLVSSLISGAIHGDIMGSETEEPNESAKTFFKLLTEAQRELYPGCKEATKVSFIVRLFQIKCMFGLSNGALKAILQLFSLVLPEGHCVPDTLEKVQKVVRDLGLDYQKIHACINDCVLFRKEYVDMDTCPTCGESRWQTTNSSEREASSSDAAPKKRVPQKILRYFPVTPRLQRLYMRASTSEYMRWHKEGLVQDGKMRHPANSMAWKHVDEKYEDFALDPRNVRLGLASDGFNPFGMMNVTYTIWPVILIPYNLPPWLCLKQPFWMMSMLIPGPKSPGNNIDVYLQPLIDELKDLWVNGVETWDAKVKKNFTLRAVLLWTINDFPAYGMLSGWSTKGKFACPYCNKDTDYLWLKFGSKHCYMGHRRFLPMGHKWRRNKISFNNKVETREAPVPLTGEQVLQQYESFEQVTFGNASKKRKQREEETRWHNWRKKSIFFELPYWETLLVRHNLDVMHIEKNICESILGTLLGMAGKSKDSEKARLDMEELGMRKDQHPLVKNDKYTLPPALYSLGPDEKTYLCKFLQGVKMPDGYASNIKRCVDMTRLSYLDDDDSDDDNLPDDGRLASNPSPQKELPSHARRKKRKGYGSNEGRNKGGRGAAKGLAAAIKRIKSGSQKLKIDFSSRLGGPIGPNARSFVDEVVMFTRKRAPLIGVQKWKDIELNVKNSIALDIMNRWDLQNMDDQKEKIWAIAKERYKGWRSTLSATYKAYDSYDARMKHKPEDLDIVEWHYLILYFGSDDFKKVSNRNSINREKKRTNHCMGSKPFSQLSDEQRDPETGEEPGDLSLWMCTHMKNGQWSDEASRAVYDDALFKVVERQCSIDPAFVSTDEENNIFQSSYKQSTDAKHPLFMVMGTCLNIQQ; this comes from the exons ATGTCTTCGCGTGATGATAGGTCTTGGATGCGCCTACCACATCAAACAGAAGAGTGGCAAAAAGGATTCAAGAAATTTATAGAGGCTACATTTGCTGGTACATCTAAAGGAGAAACGGCACCCTGTCCATGTACGAGATGTCGTACAATGTCCTACCGAACAATTAAAGAAGTTAGAACTCATTTGATTTTTAGAGGGTTTTCTGAAAGTTTTATCCAAGgggaaggagaagaaaagaattCATTTGAGGGCATTAGTGAAGGGGTTGGCAATGACGGTGCAACAGGTGACTGTGATTCTATGAGGGATCTGGTTTCTTCACTAATCAGTGGTGCAATACATGGAGACATCATGGGTAGTGAAACTGAAGAGCCGAATGAAAGTGCCAAGACATTCTTTAAATTATTAACAGAGGCGCAGAGGGAACTTTACCCAGGTTGCAAGGAGGCTACTAAGGTATCTTTCATTGTCAGGCTATTTCAGATAAAGTGCATGTTTGGTCTTAGTAACGGTGCATTAAAGGCTATTCTTCAGTTGTTCTCGCTTGTGCTTCCTGAAGGCCACTGTGTTCCGGACACTttagagaaagtgcaaaaggtAGTCCGTGATCTTGGCCTGGACTATCAAAAGATACATGCATGCATCAATGATTGTGTTTTATTTCGGAAGGAATACGTTGACATGGATACATGTCCAACGTGTGGTGAGTCTAGATGGCAAACGACTAATTCAAGTGAAAGGGAGGCGTCGAGTAGTGATGCTGCACCGAAGAAGCGTGTTCCACAGAAAATCTTGAGGTATTTTCCGGTTACTCCTCGTCTACAAAGGTTATACATGAGAGCGAGCACATCTGAATATATGCGTTGGCATAAGGAGGGACTGGTCCAAGATGGAAAAATGAGACACCCTGCTAACTCTATGGCATGGAAGCACGTGGATGAAAAGTATGAGGATTTTGCATTGGATCCTCGTAATGTAAGGTTGGGTCTTGCATCTGATGGCTTTAATCCATTTGGGATGATGAATGTGACATACACTATATGGCCTGTGATCCTAATACCTTACAATTTGCCTCCTTGGTTGTGTTTAAAACAACCGTTCTGGATGATGTCAATGTTGATACCAGGGCCAAAATCTCCAGGCAACAACATAGATGTATATTTGCAGCCCCTAATCGATGAGCTAAAAGATCTTTGGGTAAATGGTGTTGAGACATGGGATGCAAAGGTGAAAAAGAATTTCACTCTGCGTGCAGTTCTACTTTGGACAATTAATGATTTTCCTGCATATGGCATGCTATCTGGCTGGAGCACAAAAGGCAAGTTTGCATGTCCATACTGCAATAAGGATACTGACTATTTATGGTTGAAATTTGGGTCCAAGCACTGCTACATGGGTCATCGCCGTTTTTTGCCAATGGGCCACAAGTGGCGCCGCAACAAGATTAGCTTCAACAACAAGGTGGAAACCAGGGAGGCTCCAGTACCGTTGACTGGTGAACAGGTGCTGCAGCAATATGAAAGCTTTGAGCAAGTGACATTTGGGAACGCCTCAAAAAAGAGGAAGCAACGTGAGGAAGAAACCAGATGGCACAACTGGAGGAAGAAAAGTATTTTTTTTGAATTGCCGTACTGGGAAACATTGCTTGTAAGGCATAATTTGGATGTGATGCATATTGAAAAAAACATTTGTGAGAGCATACTAGGGACTTTGCTAGGCATGGCTGGTAAATCAAAGGATAGCGAAAAGGCTCGCCTTGACATGGAAGAATTGGGCATGAGAAAGGATCAACATCCTTTGGTGAAGAATGACAAGTACACTTTGCCTCCTGCATTGTACTCTCTGGGCCCGGATGAGAAGACATATTTATGCAAATTTCTTCAAGGTGTGAAGATGCCTGATGGTTATGCCTCTAATATCAAGAGATGCGTGGACATGACGCGGT TATCATATTTAGATGATGATGACAGTGATGATGACAATCTTCCTGATGACGGACGTCTTGCTAGCAACCCATCTCCACAAAAAGAATTGCCATCTCATGCTCGgcggaaaaaaagaaaaggatatG GTTCCAATGAAGGGCGCAATAAAGGTGGACGTGGTGCAGCCAAGGGTTTAGCAGCAGCCATAAAGAGAATAAAGAGCGGCTCCCAGAAACTAAAAATTGATTTTTCATCAAGACTTGGAGGTCCCATAGGCCCTAACGCTCGCTCGTTTGTCGATGAAGTGGTAATGTTCACTAGGAAAAGAGCTCCTCTTATTGGAGTCCAAAAATGGAAAGATATAGAGCTAAATGTGAAGAATTCTATAGCACTTGATATAATG AACCGGTGGGACCTACAAAACATGGATGATCAAAAGGAAAAGATATGGGCCATAGCTAAGGAGCGGTACAAAGGATGGCGATCAACATTGAGTGCTACATACAAGGCATATGATagttatgatgcaaggatgaaaCACAAGCCTGAAGACTTAGATATTGTTGAGTGGCACTACTTGATTCTGTACTTCGGAAGTGATGATTTCAAG AAGGTTAGCAATAGGAACTCTATCAACCGTGAGAAAAAAAGGACCAATCATTGCATGGGATCGAAACCATTTTCCCAACTTAGCGATGAGCAG AGAGACCCTGAAACAGGTGAAGAACCAGGTGATCTAAGTCTTTGGATGTGCACGCACATGAAGAATGGGCAATGGTCAGACGAAGCATCTAGGGCTGTATAT GATGATGCATTGTTTAAAGTTGTAGAGAGACAATGCAGCATTGATCCTGCTTTCGTCTCCACTGATGAGGAAAATAATATTTTCCAGTCAAGCTACAAGCAAAGCACGGATGCAAAACATCCACTGTTCATGGTCATGGGTACTTGTCTAAACATCCAACAATGA